The nucleotide sequence GAAGAGTGAGGCCCCAAGTGATGACGGAGGCGGCTGCAGCTGATAATAAGTTGGACGCACTCCCATCGGCGACGTCTTGCAAGCCGGTAAGCGAGGTGGCGACTCCGACGACTCCGGAGATGAGGGAGAAGATGATGAAGAATCCGGTTGCCAGATTCCCGATCGGGTAGTAGATCGGGAACAATCGAGCAGGCACCGATAAACCGGAAGCTGCAGTCGATCGGACACACATTTATCAGTGCTCAGAGCAGGAACTGAGCTGTGGAATGTGGTGCATGCAGTTACCTGCACGAGGTGTCTCCTCGATGCCATAGTTGAGAGCCCAACCAGCGACTGCGGCGACGATCGCGTACATGAGGAGGTTgatgaagagaaggaagagggcaAGGGATTTGGGGCTCTGAGATGCCATGACGGGTCGAATCAAGAAGGGAACTCGCCGTTGATCAGATCTGCAAGACCATGATGCATATTTATATGAATACTTCAATGCATCCCACGTTGATGAAGAGAAGGATAGCATTCCTTGCTGCCTCGAGGGGTTGCTTCCTTTGCTGTTGCCACACGCAAAGCATTTCCTTTTTGGACGAGTCATCCAAATCCATCTGAGCCCAATGCAAGGAGAAAAATTGGCTTGGAGCGGATcggcttcgtcttcgtcttcggcCCAGCCTTGATTTAAACGGGTTGGATTAACCTGACCCGTTAGCAGCACGACGCCTCCCATCGAGACTGTGACACCGACTGACTTCACGACTTCATTTACGACAAGGGATGCGTTGCGGCGGTAAAGTTCACGCTCTCTAAAACCCTAAGTCACAACGCCTCGTGTCCGGGCATCAAGACTGAGGGGATTGACCTCGAACCCACCATTTCTACTGTGCGTCTGCGGCAAGATCTCCCATTGCTTTCCAATGGCTGCCTCGGCCGCTCTGAGGAACCCTAAATCGAGGCGACTCCTCCGCTTCTCGTCCGTCTCCCCTCTGCTCTACTCATGCTGTCGCGGGGCGATCGTCGGCTCGGAGCCGAAGATTTTGACAGACGCGATCGTCGGGAGCGAGTCCGCGGGCGCGCTGTGGTCGAGGAGGTCCATGGCCACCTTCACCCGGACGTAAGATTCGAAATGGCTTGCGTTCGATCTTCTGTATGGTTCTTCATGCTATGCGATCGTGCTTTGTAGTGTGTTCTGCATTTAGATTCCAAGGAGAAGTCTTGATTTCTATTAAGTGTTTACTCGTCAATAATTTGTTGTTTACGAAGTTAGGAGGGATCCATTCAGTCCTGCTCGAGATGGATTTTGACTTGGCCGGAGGGATACATCTGAGTGCAGAAATGTTTTACACTGGAGAAATATATGGAAAATCTAGAGTCTGAACAAAACACAGATCAACTGTAAAGCAGTTTATCTCAGCAACACAGAACTTGTCTATTTCTAACTTTGGTTCTACTGATGACCGAGGACAATAAATATTCCTTGACGTGCTTTGAAACCCTATCTAAGGTGCAGATATTTTGTTTGCAATTATTTGAAGCATATGTTTTCTAGTACCATAATGCCCTGGTTTTGCGCTAGGTCCTACTAGTGGCATCTTCAACTCTGCATGCACCTATGACATCCCCTGACCAATTTCTGTGTTGACATCTTAGCTAAACTTAAGCATCTTCTGTTTTGCCTTATCTTAATTTTTGTTGTTTTCCCTATCTTTTTGGTTCTTTTAGGCAGTTAATGCAGTTTGCCATAATTCTTGTATCTCACTGCTTATGATAAGACAACACAAGATTTGTTAGCTCAGTTCTAACTTTTCCTCTTATTATCCCAGGAAACCTCATGTAAATGTTGGTACGATTGGGCATGTTGATCATGGGAAAACTACACTGACAGCAGCAATTACAAAGGTTAGCCAGCCTTTTAGGAGTCCAAATCCCTTGCGATtagttttatttttgcatttgatatgattttttttttagcatTTAACTTCTTGACATCTCatgttaaaattttttaaagttcTAACTGGTGGTAGCTTGTCATTTTCTTCAGTTTGTTGTTGAAAACACAGTTCATTATCATCTTTTTCTCTAGGTTCTATCTGAAGAGGGAAAAGCTAAAGCTGTTGCTTTTGATGAGATCGACAAAGCCCCCGAGGAGAAAGCTAGAGGAATTACCATCGCAACAGTTCGTGCATCCTTTTTCTTCATATGTGTATTTAATCGAATTCTGTTTGTTTATTGTGTATATCTCTTTTCTTCTGCAGGCTCATGTGGAATATGAAACTGCAAAACGGCACTATGCCCATGTTGATTGCCCAGGACATGCAGACTATGTTAAGGTAATGTGTGCAACTATTTATTGTACTTGTTTTAGCCACTTTGTGTAATTTTGTGCATAATCGCAAGTTTATGGTCATGACATCATTTATGACCTATCAGTTAGATGCCTAATTGTAGATTTGTATTTTCCAAACATAATAATAGTTTAAGAATTCATCAGATCAAGAATTCTGCGCTAAGGATTCTTAGAAAACAAATGTGAAATCCAATTGTTTGTACTTTGTAGATTGAACATTTTGATGTGTGTGCCTTTCCATGAGATCCTTCATGCTAGAAGCCATTCGGAGAGAGAGTGAACATGGAAAGACATGTGCTAGGAACAAGTGCTAGGAACTGGAGTGGATTCTACTAGACCAAGTATGAAAAGGCCTTTGAGAGCTTTTAAGGAAAAAAATTCCTTTTAGCAAATTTTTGGTTGTTTGATAGTACATTTACAAAGGGATTTTTGAAAACACTATTGCCACTGTCCAGGTTATCGCCTCATCGCAACCACCACCTCCAATTTTATGGTTATTGATGGCATTATCATTCTTGCTCATCATTGTCTCGAACAACAATTTCACCATCACCACAATTACCCCTCTCAtgttgccaccaccaccacccccctCATTCCCACACTGCTGTTGCTACCAATCACCAACATTTTTGTGAACTGCCATCGTCACCCATCTGCAAGCTTACCATTGTCACCACCTTGCTTGCATCACTTTAGTTGCCACCACCACTAG is from Musa acuminata AAA Group cultivar baxijiao chromosome BXJ3-8, Cavendish_Baxijiao_AAA, whole genome shotgun sequence and encodes:
- the LOC135644504 gene encoding membrane protein PM19L-like, which translates into the protein MASQSPKSLALFLLFINLLMYAIVAAVAGWALNYGIEETPRAASGLSVPARLFPIYYPIGNLATGFFIIFSLISGVVGVATSLTGLQDVADGSASNLLSAAAASVITWGLTLLAMGLACKEITIGWRSSSLRTLETLTIILSGTQLLCSGAIHAGVPATISLYGTGRV